Within Runella rosea, the genomic segment GATACAGATAATTGGGCAAGTGCAGGCACGTACAGCAACACTCCCGTTGCCACGGCCAAAAACCAAGATGTAAACTTTAGCATTTTTAATTCCCTCCGCCGGCATTACCCGGTTCAGGTGGTAAGGGTATAATCTCAGCCCGTCATGTTAGGGCACCCCGTTTTGTAAAAAATTCTGCGCGTCAGAACTGACCGCAAAGGTAAGAGGATAACTTAGAAAAATGTAAATATCTTTTTAGTTGGGTGTTTTTCGCTTCGTTCTGTTCAACCATTTCTGCTGAATTTTGTACGAAAGCCACGCGCTTGCCGCACCCGCGACGGCACCTGCCAAAATATCACTCGGATAATGCACGCCCAAACGCATTCGCGAATACCCAACCGCTCCTGCCCACGCATAAGCCGGCACAATGACGTACCATTTACGATAATTGATGGCCAACGTCGTAGCCGTTGAAAACGCCACCGTAGTGTGGCCCGACGGAAATGAATAATGCGGCTCTTCACCTTCTACCCGCGCCGCAAAAAGCGTAGGATGCTCAATGAAAGGCCTGTCTCTCAAGACGATTCGTTTGGTCACCTGTGTAATACCTGTCCCAATCACAAATCCACCCAGGGCCTGCCAGCCCTGTTGTTGCAAGGTCTTATTTTTGGTTGAAAAACCCGCAATCAACAAGCCCGCTGGAAGCGCTAAGCTCAATGGCTTGGCCGTGGATGAAATGAACTTTGCCGTACTTACATTGGTCGGTTGGATGGAGCCATACACGTCTTGTAGCAGGCGGGTATCTAAATTTTGTGCGCTTATTTTCCACGAAAACAAACACAAAAAGAGAAGGCATTTTTTCACTGACAAAACGATTGTGTGAGAGAAGTTAGGTCAAATATAGTTTTGCTACCGCAATCAACAATACTGAAGCCAAAATATAGCGCAATGTTTGCAGATTAAACTTAAAACTTCCTTGATAGGCCCCTACAAATCCACCCACCAAAGCAGCTATTAGCCAGGAAGTTAGCTGACCATTAGGTTCAAATCCTTTTTGAAACAACCCGTACAACCCCGACATGGAATTAACAAAGATAAACAAAGCCGAAACTGCGGCTGTTTCTTTCACCCGTCCCCAGCCCAACAACAAAATAACGGGACTCAAAATAATGCCCCCGCCAATGCCTAGCATCCCCGACAACAACCCAATGACTGCCCCAATCGCCAAAGCACCCGTCAAAGGCACGGGGTTATTTTCGGCTTTTTCTACGGGTTGAAAGAGCATCCGCGCAATGGCAATGGCCAAAGCTACGGCCAATAATTTTTTATAAAGTGAATCTGTAATCGGCAGCGTAGCACCAATGTAGGAAAGGGGAATGCTAGCAAGGGCAAAAGGCCAGAATAAATTCCACCGAAAATGCCCCGCTCGGTAGTATTGAATAAATGCAACAAGAGAAACAAATACGTTGAGAATCAACGCCGAAGATTTCATCAAAGCAGGAGAAGTACCAAAAATAGCCATCAACGCCAAATATCCACTCGCCCCACCATGCCCGACGGATGCGTACAAAAAAGCCATTATGCCAATCAGCAGCGGTTGCCAATACTCTTGCATCGTTCAGAATTTCGTTATTCCCTCAAATATATAACGCTTTCTGATTCTTAGCAACCCATCACTCAATCCTACTTTTTGCGGCGTATGCGAAAGAGCTTAACCAACGGCTCAACATAGTCTTGTTGTGAATCAATGGCTACATAATTAATGTCGTTTTGACGAGCAAATTGTTCGATTTTTTCCCCTACCTGCGCAAAATCTTCTCGTACCCGTTTACGAAACCACGGAGAAGAAGCGTTCACCCAAACGGTACGGTTAGATTCGGGGTCTACCATGGGAATAATGCCCAAACGTGGCAAATTTGTTTCGCGCTTGTCGAGCAAGTGCACCATGACCAAATCGTGCTTACGCGCCAAGGCTCGTAGATTGTGCTCGTAGTTTTTATCAATAAAGTCTGAAATAAAAATCACTACGCTACGGCGTTTGAGTACGTTGAGGGTAAATAAAATGCCTTCTGCTAAGTTGGTTTTAGAGGATAAAGGTTTGAGTTTGTACAATTCGGTAATCACCTCGTAGCCGTGTTTCATGCCGTTGGAGGGGCGAATGTACTTTTCTTTTTGGTCCGAAAAACACAGTAAACCCACATGACTTGCTTCCTGAATCGCCGATAACGCTAGCACGCCACAGATTTCTTTGGCGGTATCCAATTTTGAATGATTGGCGTGCCCCACTTGCTGAGAGCCGCTCACGTCTAAAATAAAAAAAACCGTTTGCTCCTTCTCTTCCCTGAAAATCTTCACGAACGTTCCGTGGCCTTTGGCCGATACGTTCCAGTCGATGGTACGCACGTCGTCGCCGTATTGGTATTCGCGCAAATCCGCAAACTCTACCCCCGAACCTTTGAAAACCGACCGAAAGCTACCACGCATGTCAGCATTGACGGCTTTTCGAATCCTAATCTCGTACTGACGAATCTTTGTAATAAATTGCTCAATCATGCGTATTTTTGTAGCTCAATACCTCAAAAATACAAAATTCAGTCATGATACGCCGTACCCTCCTTTATTTTTCCGTCTTCACTTTGTTGCTCTATGGCTGTCAGGACGAACCAGAAATTCCTGCGGGCACCGTACCCGAAGCCAAAATGGCGCAAATTTTAACCGATATTCACATTATCGAAGCAAGAGTGAGTAGGTTGGGAATGACATCGCTTGATTCTTCCACGATTGTTACTGAATATATGAAGGCTAAGGTGTTTAAAAAATATGGTGTAGATTCGGCAACTTACAATCGTAGCTATCAATTTTATTCCACCAACCCTGTTTTTATGGAGCGTATTTATAACACCGTGGTGAAAGATTTGGAAATACGCCAAAAGAAAAAAAATTACAAAGGTTTGTAAGATGACTATTCCAGAAGAACTAAAAAAGGCCATTGTCCAAATGCCGCAAAAAGAAAAAGATAAACTTCTGCTTCGATTGATTGGGAAAGACGACAACCTTGTGCAACGACTTGAATTTGAGCTAATTGAAATGGGCGATACCGTTCAGATCCGTCGCGACGACATCAAACGTCGAATTCTGAAAAGCGCCCAAATGACCCACAATACGCCTGGCTGGATGATGATGGACATGCGAAACTTATCGGGGGATATCAGTCAACACCTAAAAATCACCAAGGATAAATACGGTGAAATTGAATTAACCATTTACCTGCTTTTAACCTTTTTTGAACAGCAGTCTTCGCTCCTCCTGATTCATAACAGCAAAAGCGATTCTTGCGCCGAATATATTGCCAAGCGCACCGACAGCGTGCTGAAAAAGCTGGCAAAATTTAACCCAGATTACTACGTAGATTTTGAAAGAGATATGCAGCAGCTGCTGAATTATGTTCACAGCCATTGTCCCAAAAACTACGCCCGCCAATTGGATATTCCCAAAAATTGGCCATAAAAAAGGAGCTTGTGAGATTCACAAGCTCCTTTTTTATAATTCAACTAAAAGATAATCAAGTCTCTATTAATCTTCAAGACTATTTTTTCACTGCCATCACCATCTTAATATCAAGCTTGGCACCTACTGCCAGCACGTCTATTAAATCTTGTACGGAAATACTTTGGTCTACCTGAAGAATGATTGTTTTTTCCTCAACTCCCGCAAAAGTAGACGCTAGAACGCTTTCCAACTGCTCTTTAGGCAATGGCTCACGGTCGAGGAAATAATTTTTTTCTGCATCTACCGAGAGAGTAGTCTGCTTTTTCTGCATTTGTTGGGTAGCCGATGCCTTTGGGAGCATCAACTTAATCACATTGGGGTTCACCATCGTCGAAATAATCAGGAAGAACAACATCAAGAAGAACATGATGTCGTTCAGCGATTGGGTGAACACTTCGGGGGCGAATCTAGCTTTACGGCGGATTTTCATAGTTCAGTCATTTCGGTCATGCATTATTTATCATGAACGACTCGTAATGGGTTTCTGTAAAACGTCAATAAAATCAAACGCCCCGGCTTGAAGTTTTAATGCAATGCGGTCAATCTTCATGTTCAACAAGTGATAGCCCATATACGCCACCAAACCTACAATCAGACCTGCGCCAGAAGTCACCATTTTCTCGTACATCCCGCTCGCAATGGTGCTGATGTCGAAATCATTAGACAATGAGATGCTATAAAAGATGTTAATAATCCCTGAGATTGTTCCTACGAAACCCAACATCGGCGCAATACCCGCAATCACCCCAAGGTAGGCAAGATTGCTTTCCATGCGTGAAATTTCGATATGACTGGCATTTTCGATGGTACTTTCGATGTCTTTGATGGAATAGCCAATACGCCCAACGGCTTTTTCAAAAATTCGTCCCGCGGCGGAGCGTTGATTACGACACAATGATTCGGCAGACTTGATATTTCCTTGCTGCACAAAATCTTTCATGTTATCAATAAAACTCTCTTCGAGTTTTCCGTTGGAATTGATGGCCAACCAACGTTCAAAAATCAAAAAAAGCGTCAGGAAGAACATAATCAGGAGGGGAATCATCACCCAGCCTCCTTTTAATAATAAATCGAATAACGAGATTCCTTGGGCAGAAGTAGCAGAGGTAGCTACGGAGTCAACGGCAGTTTGCGCTTGGAGTAAAATCATTACTGGTTTGGTTTTTGCTGTGTCAAAAACGGAATGGATTAAAGGAATATTGTTTATAAGGGCCAAATATACGAATTTCTAACCGTTACGGTCAAAAATACCTATTAAGACCGCGGCTAATACATAACGAGTAAAACCTACATTATAAACGAAAAATGTGGCAACACATTGGTATTTTTCAACGTCTATTGCCTTTTTTATTCAGTATTTAAAAAAATGACATTCAGGATGAGCGAACCTTCGACCATCAATCAAAAAAACAGGCCGTTTGTTCGCTTTACCGGACATCCCACCCCGCACTATCACAAAGAAGAAACTGGTTTACTTAACTCTGTCGACTGCGTTATTTTTGGATTTTACGGCACCGAACTCCATCTTTTATTGCACCGTTTCCCTTACGAACCTTTGGTTGGGCATTGGGCGCTTTTGGGTGGTTTTGTGCACCCAGAAGAAAGCATTGACGACGCAGCGCGCAAAACCGTGGTAAAACTTACTGGCCTTCAGGATGTGTACATGGAACAGGTATATACGTTTGGAGATGTGTATCGGGTTCCTACCGACCGGGTCATCACTACCTGCTACTACGCCCTTATTGAAGTAGAACCCACCCTCAATCAACTCTCACACGAATACGGTGCCACTTGGCAACCGATTTCGAAGGTACTTCAGTTGGAATTGGTGTATGATCACTTTACGATGTTTGAGAAAGCACTGGAACAACTTCGCCGAAAAGTGCGCTACCAACCCATTGGCTTTGAACTTTTACCCGAAAAATTCACCATGTTGGAGTTACGAAATCTCTACGAATCCATTCTAGGACGTCCGCTCGACAAGCGTAATTTCAGCAAAAAAATCCTAAACATGAATTTGCTGGTTAAGCTCAAAGAAAAGCAAAAAGGCACTTCACGGCGAGGAGCGTACTTTTTTCAGTTTGACGAAAAACGCTACCAAGAGCTGGTTTCTAAAGGTTTTTTGTTTGAAATATAAACGCTACCGAAACAAGTTGCCCCAATTGTCAGACATATCGTTTGTTTTGTCAAAACCTTCAACCCACGCAAGAAAAAGCAGTCGAAACTCCTCGATAGCGTCGCGAAGTACCTGAAGATAACGCACGTCTTTAAAACCAAGCATTTTCAGGCCCGAAGTTTGAGCCAGCAGGTTGCGCGCATGGATTTTGATTAATACCGCATTTTCCATACGCAGACTGTACAAATCTCCCCCTTCTGCCCCTGCAATTTTGGCACAAATGATACTCGCATCTTCAAACAACATACTGCGATAATGAGCGATAAACGCGTCATCGTCGTCAATTAATTCGACAAGCGAATCCACAATATCGAAAATCTCCCGTGCTTTTTTCATAATCGGCAGGTTATCTACCCGCTCATTTTCCCGCTGAAATTCTCGCCGCGATTCTTCCGAATTGAAATCCTCCTCGTTAAATCCAAAATCCTCCTCGTCGTCATTGTCAAAATTATCCATGTTGGTCATGATTTTATGGGCTGCAATTTCTAAAACTTTTGTTATGGAAGCAAAATGAAAGACTTTTTGTAAATTGAAAGCGTAAACTTTCCAATGCCCACTTTATGAACAAATTTTTCATCAACTTACTGGCCGTATGTATCGGCTTTTCTGCTTTTGGTCAAGAAGTAAGAGAAAACAAAGGCTTTTACCAGTTTCTCACCGACGACCCCAACCAAAAACCATTTTATTCAGACCGTCAGGGAGTTATCGCTTCCAATGGCATGGTGGCCACGGCTCATCCAGAAGCCTCAAGAGTGGGAGCCGAAATTTTAAAAAAGGGAGGCTCTGCCGCCGACGCGGCCGTGGCGGTTCAGTTTGCACTGGCGGTAGTACACCCTTCAGCGGGCAACATCGGAGGGGGCGGTTTTTTTGTGTATCGTTCCAAAAAAGGCAAGAACTACACCCTTGATTTTCGCGAAAAAGCGCCCATCCAAGGCCACAAAGACATGTATTTGGATGCCCAAGGCAACGTAATCCCAGGGTTAAGCATGACAGGCCACCTAGCAAGCGGGGTTCCAGGCTCGGTAGACGGCATGGTGCAAATCCACGAAAAATTCTCAAAACTTTCTTGGGCTACCTTACTACAACCCGCCATTGATTTGGCAGAAAAGGGCGTCATTCTTACCACTAAAGAAGCAACGGGTCTCAACCGCATCAAAGGCGATTTAGTAAAAATCAACGCAGATACTACGTATTTTCGGCGGATGGATGGCCGCGATTGGCAAGCAGGTGATACACTTATTCAGGCAGATCTGGGAAAAACATTACGTCGGATTCAACAACACGGACGGGCTGGCTTTTATGAAGGTGAAACCGCGGATTTGCTCGTGGCCGAAATGCAGCGCGGCAAAGGGTTTATTTCGGCCGAAGACTTAAAACAATACCAAGCCGTTTGGCGTAAACCGCTCGTTGGCAAGTACAAAGACTACAAACTCATCACGATGCCGCCCGTTTCGAGTGGTGGCGTGGCTTTATTACAATTGATGAAACTGGTTGAACCTTATCCTCTCAAACGTTGGGGATGGCATTCAGACTCTACCCTTCAGGTCATGATTGAGGCCGAGCGTCGCGTTTATGCCGACCGTGCCAAGTTTTTGGGCGACCCTGATTTTGTGAAAGTACCCATCAAACAACTCATCGCTTCCAACTACCTGAAAAATCGCTGGAAAGATTTTGACTTTGCCAAAGCAACCGATAGCAAGGCCATCAAAGGCGGCGACATTTCGGGCTATGAAAGCATGGAAACAACGCATTTTTCGATTGTTGATAATGAAGGCAACGCTGTTTCGGTAACGACCACCCTTAACGGAGGCTACGGTAGCCGCGTGATTGTCAAAGGAGCGGGCTTTTTTATGAACAATGAAATGGACGATTTCAGCATCAAACCGGGCGTTCCTAACATGTTTGGGTTGATTGGCAATAAAGCCAACGCCATTGCTCCGGGCAAACGAATGTTATCTTCCATGACTCCCACGATTCTCGAAAAAGGCAAAAAATTATACATGGTTGTCGGAACACCAGGCGGGTCAACCATCATCACATCAGTCTTTCAAACCATCCTGAATGTAGTAGAGCATGGCATGACCATGCAGCAGGCCGTAAACGCGTATAAGTTTCACCATCAGTGGCTTCCCGACAAAACCACGTTTGAAAACGGAGCTTTTACGGATGGTGTTCTGCAACGGTTGCTCTCAAAATCATACATTCTTGAAATGCAACGCAACACCATCGGTCGCATGGACTGCATTTTGGTACTGCCCGACGGTCGCCTCGAAGGTGGCTCTGACCCCCGGGGCGATGATACGAGTGTTGGCTACTAAATCCTTCAAATGCGCCTCCATTATCAAACCTACGGCGATGGCCCACGGCCTATTTTGGCATTTCATGGCATAGGACAAGACCATCGCTGTTTTTTGCCTTTGGTCAATGCCTTGAAGAAACAGTACACGTTTTACCTTTTTGATTTACCATTTCACGGAAAAAGCCCCGCCATGGATACCGAAAAACTGTCCATGGCGGAGTGGCAAGATACGATAGAAGTCTTTTTGGCTGAAAACCACTTGCAAACTTTTTCGGTATTAGGCTTTAGCATGGGAGGGAAATTTGCCTTGGCTACGCTACAACTATTCCCAAACCAGATTATCTCCTGCTGGCTATTGGCTCCCGATGGAATTACCGAAAGCCCGTGGTATCGGTTGGCTACGCGATTTTGGCTAACAAAAAAACTCTTTAAATTCGTTGTTGGGAATGTCGAACATTTTAAAAAGTTGGCTTACCCATTTCTGAAATTAGGGTTGGTGGAGAAGAGCGCAGTAAAATTTGCCCAGTCCACGCTTGCCACTGCCACCCAACGCGAGCGCATTTACCGCTCATGGGTAGGCTTCAGCACCATCCAGCCCGATATACCCGCAGTAGCGAGTATCATTCTCAAATACAAAATTGATTTAAAGCTATTTTTGGGGCGTTTTGATGCGGTATTACCCGCGTCTTACGTGCAGCCTTTAATAAAACGCCTGCCAAATTCAACGCCAATTATTCTAAAAACGGGGCATCACCGTTTGATTGAAAAAGTAGCGGAGTGGTTCGTTCAAAACCCTCCTTTTACGACCCAAAGCCCGTAATCATTCCAAGTCTACCGTTTAACAAATACTCGGATAAGGCCAATCACAGAGACAATCACTAGAATGATCACTACCACCCGGCTAGTTATATTTTCGTTGGGATTTTCAATCAATTGACGTAATCCTTTTGCTTCGAGTCCGACCCAAACTGCCAACGCCGTGCGGGGAATCATGCCAAGGAAACCGCCCAAAATGACGTTGGAAAAGCGTATTTTCAATAGCGAGAATATAAGATTGGTCAACGCAAACGGAACAACGGGGGAGAGTTTGGTAAAAAAAACGAACTGTAATTCATCTTTCTGAATACGATTCAGCAGCGAAGCTACCCGGGGGAAATGCGAAAGATAACGCAGTAACACCTCACCATTCAAACGTTTGGTGATCTCGTACACGAGGGCAATGGCCGCTAGATTGAGCAAAATCAACGGAACCAATGCCCACCATCCCAAAAAATAGCCAAAGGCAAAAGCCAGCAAAGTAGGCGGAATTAATGCCAAAGCACAAGCCAAGGCACATACAACACTCACAACTGCCCAATCCTGTAGATTAAAACTTTCAATAAGAGCTTCATTTCTGATAATCCAAGCTCCTAATATCGAACTCGTGATGAAGGGCAATACTGTTAAAAAAAAAGCCGAGAGACTCGGCAGTAAAGGTGTTTTTTGTGTTGACATGGCC encodes:
- a CDS encoding phosphatase PAP2 family protein; this encodes MKKCLLFLCLFSWKISAQNLDTRLLQDVYGSIQPTNVSTAKFISSTAKPLSLALPAGLLIAGFSTKNKTLQQQGWQALGGFVIGTGITQVTKRIVLRDRPFIEHPTLFAARVEGEEPHYSFPSGHTTVAFSTATTLAINYRKWYVIVPAYAWAGAVGYSRMRLGVHYPSDILAGAVAGAASAWLSYKIQQKWLNRTKRKTPN
- a CDS encoding sulfite exporter TauE/SafE family protein yields the protein MQEYWQPLLIGIMAFLYASVGHGGASGYLALMAIFGTSPALMKSSALILNVFVSLVAFIQYYRAGHFRWNLFWPFALASIPLSYIGATLPITDSLYKKLLAVALAIAIARMLFQPVEKAENNPVPLTGALAIGAVIGLLSGMLGIGGGIILSPVILLLGWGRVKETAAVSALFIFVNSMSGLYGLFQKGFEPNGQLTSWLIAALVGGFVGAYQGSFKFNLQTLRYILASVLLIAVAKLYLT
- a CDS encoding DUF58 domain-containing protein, yielding MIEQFITKIRQYEIRIRKAVNADMRGSFRSVFKGSGVEFADLREYQYGDDVRTIDWNVSAKGHGTFVKIFREEKEQTVFFILDVSGSQQVGHANHSKLDTAKEICGVLALSAIQEASHVGLLCFSDQKEKYIRPSNGMKHGYEVITELYKLKPLSSKTNLAEGILFTLNVLKRRSVVIFISDFIDKNYEHNLRALARKHDLVMVHLLDKRETNLPRLGIIPMVDPESNRTVWVNASSPWFRKRVREDFAQVGEKIEQFARQNDINYVAIDSQQDYVEPLVKLFRIRRKK
- a CDS encoding DUF4296 domain-containing protein, with translation MIRRTLLYFSVFTLLLYGCQDEPEIPAGTVPEAKMAQILTDIHIIEARVSRLGMTSLDSSTIVTEYMKAKVFKKYGVDSATYNRSYQFYSTNPVFMERIYNTVVKDLEIRQKKKNYKGL
- a CDS encoding ExbD/TolR family protein gives rise to the protein MKIRRKARFAPEVFTQSLNDIMFFLMLFFLIISTMVNPNVIKLMLPKASATQQMQKKQTTLSVDAEKNYFLDREPLPKEQLESVLASTFAGVEEKTIILQVDQSISVQDLIDVLAVGAKLDIKMVMAVKK
- a CDS encoding MotA/TolQ/ExbB proton channel family protein, which produces MILLQAQTAVDSVATSATSAQGISLFDLLLKGGWVMIPLLIMFFLTLFLIFERWLAINSNGKLEESFIDNMKDFVQQGNIKSAESLCRNQRSAAGRIFEKAVGRIGYSIKDIESTIENASHIEISRMESNLAYLGVIAGIAPMLGFVGTISGIINIFYSISLSNDFDISTIASGMYEKMVTSGAGLIVGLVAYMGYHLLNMKIDRIALKLQAGAFDFIDVLQKPITSRS
- a CDS encoding NUDIX hydrolase; translation: MSEPSTINQKNRPFVRFTGHPTPHYHKEETGLLNSVDCVIFGFYGTELHLLLHRFPYEPLVGHWALLGGFVHPEESIDDAARKTVVKLTGLQDVYMEQVYTFGDVYRVPTDRVITTCYYALIEVEPTLNQLSHEYGATWQPISKVLQLELVYDHFTMFEKALEQLRRKVRYQPIGFELLPEKFTMLELRNLYESILGRPLDKRNFSKKILNMNLLVKLKEKQKGTSRRGAYFFQFDEKRYQELVSKGFLFEI
- the ggt gene encoding gamma-glutamyltransferase → MNKFFINLLAVCIGFSAFGQEVRENKGFYQFLTDDPNQKPFYSDRQGVIASNGMVATAHPEASRVGAEILKKGGSAADAAVAVQFALAVVHPSAGNIGGGGFFVYRSKKGKNYTLDFREKAPIQGHKDMYLDAQGNVIPGLSMTGHLASGVPGSVDGMVQIHEKFSKLSWATLLQPAIDLAEKGVILTTKEATGLNRIKGDLVKINADTTYFRRMDGRDWQAGDTLIQADLGKTLRRIQQHGRAGFYEGETADLLVAEMQRGKGFISAEDLKQYQAVWRKPLVGKYKDYKLITMPPVSSGGVALLQLMKLVEPYPLKRWGWHSDSTLQVMIEAERRVYADRAKFLGDPDFVKVPIKQLIASNYLKNRWKDFDFAKATDSKAIKGGDISGYESMETTHFSIVDNEGNAVSVTTTLNGGYGSRVIVKGAGFFMNNEMDDFSIKPGVPNMFGLIGNKANAIAPGKRMLSSMTPTILEKGKKLYMVVGTPGGSTIITSVFQTILNVVEHGMTMQQAVNAYKFHHQWLPDKTTFENGAFTDGVLQRLLSKSYILEMQRNTIGRMDCILVLPDGRLEGGSDPRGDDTSVGY
- a CDS encoding alpha/beta fold hydrolase, with the protein product MRLHYQTYGDGPRPILAFHGIGQDHRCFLPLVNALKKQYTFYLFDLPFHGKSPAMDTEKLSMAEWQDTIEVFLAENHLQTFSVLGFSMGGKFALATLQLFPNQIISCWLLAPDGITESPWYRLATRFWLTKKLFKFVVGNVEHFKKLAYPFLKLGLVEKSAVKFAQSTLATATQRERIYRSWVGFSTIQPDIPAVASIILKYKIDLKLFLGRFDAVLPASYVQPLIKRLPNSTPIILKTGHHRLIEKVAEWFVQNPPFTTQSP
- a CDS encoding TVP38/TMEM64 family protein, with product MSTQKTPLLPSLSAFFLTVLPFITSSILGAWIIRNEALIESFNLQDWAVVSVVCALACALALIPPTLLAFAFGYFLGWWALVPLILLNLAAIALVYEITKRLNGEVLLRYLSHFPRVASLLNRIQKDELQFVFFTKLSPVVPFALTNLIFSLLKIRFSNVILGGFLGMIPRTALAVWVGLEAKGLRQLIENPNENITSRVVVIILVIVSVIGLIRVFVKR